The DNA sequence ACCAAAAGATCAATGTCGTGTTCTTTGATGTAGGTCATGATAGCTTCCGTTTTGTTTCTTACCTCTGTTCTTTCGAACGATATATAGCAATTGGCACAGGTATCTTTTAAAAACCGTTTGTTGTCTAATTGTCTATGGCTCAAATCGTCAAAATCGGAAATATGAAGGCAGTGGATCTCTGATTTAAAATTACGGGCCACATCGGCCAACAATTTTATTTCCCTCCTCTTGAAGGGCAGCATATAGTCAGTCGGAAACAATATTTTTTTGGGTTGCCGATAAACAAATTCCATAGGTATAGCCAACACCGGGCAATTGACATATTTGAACACCTGAACCGTATGACTCCCAAAAGTGATCTTTGCTTCTTGATTTTTTCCCCGAGTGCCCATAACGACCAAATCAACGTTCTTTTGTTTGGCCACATCGTTCACCGCATCGACCAAAGATTCAAATGCACTGATTTTCTCAAAAGTGTGCTTTGGGTTGGGCGGTATCTCGGTAACATCATCGGCAAGAGCCGAAAGTTGTGCTTTCACCCTCTCTGAAACCTTCTCTTTTTGCCGATCGAATTCATTTTGATCTACATTCTTGAATTCACCATATACCTCATCGGCATAGGCATGCAGCAAACAAAAATGGGTACGCTCGCACCAATATAGCTTCTCGGCAAAGTCTATGGCATGACGTGCGTTTTCAGAAAAGTCGGTGGGAATCAAGACCGTTTTCATCTTTTGTTTTTTTGTTTTAATCGGTCAGAACTACCCCTGAGGATAGGCTGGGGCACTTCGCCGTTGAACATCATGACATAATCAATCATCTCTTAAAGTTATGGTGGTACAATTTTTCAAACTATGATATTGGTCAATCTGAAAAGCGGTCAGCAAAAGTCTTTATTCATGAATCACGAAAAAAGGCACATTGGTATGAAAGCTGATTTTCTCGACCAGTGGATCGAACAGCATCTGCTGCAAAAAATTGAGGTTTTTGGCCACCATGATGATCATATCAATGTCTCTACTCTCCACAAAACACTGTATAGCGGCATTTACGCTCTTATTGGTCAGCATATGGGAACTGTGCCTGCCCGGAAAAGTTTCATCAAGAAAATCACTAAGATACTCTTGGTTCCTTTTCTGCTCTTGTGTAAGAATGCCCTGCAATTTTGTTACATGCATGACCCTGAAATTACTGTCATCACTTAAATGCATCATTCCTGAAAGAGCTTCCAATATTCTATGGGGATAGAAAATGTTATAATCGGTCGGAAAAGCAATCTCTTCGGGTTTTTTGAGATTTGTTTCTTTCGGAATGACCAGTGTATTATAGGGCACTTTGGTGATGACATCGCCCGTATTGCTGCCTATGATCCTCTTTCTTAGCCCCGTGGCACCTTTGGTGCCCATTACAATCAAATCAATTTTCTTCTCTTTTGCCTGTTTTTTGATTGCGTCGGTGAAGAACCCGTAATCATTGATGGCAAAAAAATGGTGTTGCTCATCTGCAGCAAGGTTTTCGGCCCTCTTCAAAAAATCATTCAGTTGTTTTTTTGAGGAAGTTGTTCCAGTATCAGTGGTCGTGAAAGTTCCATTTGTGTTTTTGGTGTCAACGGCAACAATTGGGTAATCGATTCTTTCGCTGACATGTAAGCAAAAAAAGTTGCAATCTTGCCCTTTAAACAACAATTGGGCATATTGAATCGCTTTCCAAGCATCTTCAGAAAAATCTGTTGGAATCAGGATGTTTTTCATTCTGCTATTCACTTACCTTACAAATCTAGGTGTGTGTCGAGCTTGAAAAAATGACAATTGTCAGTTTAGGAGGGTTTTGAACTAGACAAAAGGCCAGTCAAATGACCGATTTGAGGGCACTTAAATCCACAATCTTAATGTTTCTTCCACCGATTTCTATGAGGCCTTCCTTTTTAAAAGTAGAAAGGGTTCGAATGAGACTTTCGGTGGCTATGCCAGCAACACTGGCCAAATCACTTCGAGCTATGTTTATCGGTTGATCGGGCCCTTTATCAAGTATCTTGGCAAACTGTAATAACGTTCGAGCTGTTTTTTTTCTGACAGAGCCGTAGGCCATTTGCAACAATTTGTCTTTATAGCCTGAGATGTTCGATGATAGCAATTCCATCAATTCCAATGAAACATCTCTGTTTTTTTCAAGTATCTGTCTGAGATTGGTCTTTGATATTTTTGCCACTTCAACTTTTTCAACGGCCGTGGCGCTTTCTTGATAGGTGACATTCTCAAAAAAAGAGGTCAGGCCCAAAAAATTGTCGGCATGGTAGAGACCAGTGATCAGTTCTTTCCCTTCTTCATCCATTCGATGGCATTTTACCACACCTTTCGATATCAAATAAACATGGTTTGCATGGGCATTCTCACCAAATATCAATGCCCCCTTCTCAAACCTTTCCACTATACCATTATCATCAATGAAGTTTTTCAATTGGTGCAGGGAATGCATCTCTTGATCATCAGTTTCAATATCATGAAAACCACTTCTTGCTTTTTCTGTCAGTAATTGTGCCTTAGCCAGCCTACTCTCAACGGCGCTTATAAGCTCTTCTTCCTCAAAAGGTTTGGTGAGATAATCATCGGCGCCCATATCCATTCCCTTTCTTATTTCTGAGCGTTCGGTCTTCGCTGACAAAAAGATGAAAGGTATATGTTTGGTCTGCAAATCTCCCGACAATTCTTTTAGCACACCGTACCCATCCATTTCTGGCATCATGATATCGCAAATAATGAGATCGGGCTGATAAGATCGAGCCTTTTCTATTCCAATTCTACCGTTAGGTGCAGAAACAATTTCATATCCAGAAATCTCCAGTAGCTCTGTCGTGTTATCCCTAAGTGCCGTATCATCCTCTATCAGGAGTATTTTTTTCATACTTCTAATTTAGAGCTTTTAAGAGGAAGCCTCAACTCAAATGTTGTTCCCTCATTTACGATACTTGTAAAGATAATACTGCCCCCCAAGTTTTCAAGATGGGCTTTGGCGATGTTCAACCCAATGCCAGTACCTTGCGTCAAAAGAGCATTGGCAGCTCTATAGTAACGGTCGAATATATACTTCTGATCGTCTTCAGGTATACCAATACCCTCATCGATGACCCTAATGGTTATGTCTTTTTTGTGCTTTTCTACTTGTAAATCGATTGTTGAGTCTTCTGAAGAATATTTGATGGCGTTATTGATGAGGTTTGACAATACCAGTTCCAATATCTTCTCATCAAATTCAAGAACAATTTCGTCGATGTTATTCGGATACAGTATTTTTTGCCCGGTTTTCAATAACATATTAGAGCCATATACCACCTCATTGATCACTTTGCTCAAAGGAAAAACGTGAACATTATATTTGATCTTTCCTGATTCCAATTTTTCCACTGAAAGAAAATCACTCAAGATGTTGTCAAGATATTTGACCTTGCCCTTTATCGTGCTCAAGTGTTTGTTGCGTTTCTCTTGCTGCTCGGTCTGTGTATATTTTGAGAGCAAGGCCGTAGAAGTAAGTATGGCACTGAGCGGCGTTTTGAATTCGTGCGATACCATCGACAGAAACTTGGTCTTCAGTTCACCCAGTTCTTTTTCTCTTTGAAGCGCTTCATTGGCCCTTTCTTCTGCCTCTTTTCTTCTCTTGACCTCTTCTTTGAGCTCAGAAACCTTATCTTGTAATTCTTGGGTGCGCAGTATGATTTTTTGTTCTAATTCCGTATTTAATTTTTTGATATGCGTTTCTTGCTCTTTTCGGTGTGTCACATCAAGAATAAGGGCCATAACATAGGTGTTGCCAGATAGCTCAAATGGGTTTAGCCCCACTTCTAAAGGAAACTGGTCCCCGTTCTTACGAATACCGTGTAGATCCAACCCGACCCCCATACGTCTTTTCTCACCACCCAACAAAAATTTCTTTACGTGCCCATCATGTGAATGGTGAAATCGATGGGGTATCAAGACATTTAACGGTCGGTTGAGCAATTCTCCTTCTTCATAACCGAACATTTGATAGGCCGAACCATTGCAGCCCACTATTAGGCTTTTGCTGTTGACCACTAAAATACCTTCAGAAACAGCCTCAGCAAGTAATCTGAAAATACCGCCGACCTTTTCGAAAACCTTCATATTCTCAAATGTAGTCATTAACTGATTTATATCATCAAATTTGATATATGATTGCCCTACATTTATTCTCATAACCCTAATGTCATGACACTTTCAAGTTCATCAGAAGTCGGCAATGCATTTTACCAAAAAGTAGGTTGTCTGTTCTATTCAATTGCAATGGCAGACCAATCTGTACACATAAGAGAATTGGATGCTTTGAAAAAAATAGTTCGCGACCAATGGCTCTCATTAGATGATACCGAAGATGAATTCGGCTCCGATTCCGCTTTTCAAATCGAAATTGTATTTGATTGGTTATTGGAATATGAAAAGGAGGGCCCTAGTTGTTTCGAAAAATTTGAGGATTTTTACCATGAGCACTATAGCATTTTTTCTCCAAAAGTGAAAGAACTTATCCTCAAGACGGCCCATGCCATAGCCAATGCTTTTTCTGGTAAAAATAAATCTGAATTGGTGCTATTGGGCAAATTGGAACTTCTTCTAAAAAAAGATAAATAACGGCTATATTTTCATCGTAAGCACCGGGGTAACGGAACGCTTTGTCAACATTTCACCAATACTGCCCTTAAAAAAGTGAACAAGCCCGGTTCTGCCGCGTGTGGGAATGATGACCAAGTCTGCACCCTGTCTCTCACAAAAGCCCATGATTCCCTTGCCGATGCTGTAGTCATTAGAAACATCGATAACAACATCTGTACCGGCCAACGCCCGAAAAACATCGATTTTCTTGTTGATTTCCTTGGTACTCTTGAAGTCTTTGTTGGGAAGGTTTATAAACAACACTTTCAATTCGGCCGAAAATCTTTCGGCAAATTCACGAGCTCTTTTATAAGCCCTTATACTCTCTTCCCCAAGATCGGTCGAGAACACTATTTTGTTCACATCAAATGAGGAATGTTTCCTCTTTATGACCAAAACGGGCACCCGAGAGGTTCGAATGACCTTATCGGTATTGGACCCGACCACAAAAGGGCCGATTCCGCTATTCCCATGGGAGCCCATCACAATCAAATCTACCCAATTTTCTTCGGCAATTTGGTCCAGTTCACTGAATATGGTATAGTTCTGAAGCATGACCTCAACCTCTATTCCCTTAAGAAAAGGTTCCTCCAATAGGGGTTTGAAGCGCTTTTTGGCCATGTTCATGTAGTATTGGGCCTCTTCGTGCTCTTGCCTGTCACTTTTTGCCAATACTGCTTCTGAAAGCCCCAGCATATGCAACATCACTATACTGGCTTTGGTCTTTGTGGCTATCTGGGCCGCCACTTCCAAGGCATACAGAGAATATTCAGAAAAATCAATCGGAACCAAGATTTTGTCCATGGTACTTTTAGCAATCAACTTGTTGTCATAAAAGGGTCTATCACCAAAGGTACTGATTGCGATGATTATTTGAAATGAAAGTTATCACCAATAAAACCGGTGTAAGATATCGGGTCTTTTAACCTAAAATTTGGACTTGGCTGTAAAAATACTTTTCTATCTTTGCCTGCCCAAAGCACACCCGGGTGCTGGAACTGGTAGACAGGCATGGTTGAGGGCCATGTGTTCATTAGAGCGTGTGGGTTCGACTCCCATCCCGGGTACAAATCCCTACCAAATCTGGTTGGGATTTTTTTGTTTTTACCGGCCTATATCCACTCCATTTTTATTCCAATGTAAATTTTAACGTACCTTTTTAAAGGTCGAATGCTTTATTAAACTACATTTGTTTAACCATTTTTACAAAAAAATGAACAATGTAAAACAATCGTTCAGCATTCGCGATATGGAAAACCTGTCGGGAATTAAGGCCCATACCATAAGAATATGGGAAAAACGTTACAATCTTTTCACTCCCGAAAGAACAAGTACCAATATACGCACCTACAGCCTTGCGAGCCTTCAAAAATTGTTGAACATCACCTTGCTCTACAACAACGGCTACAAGATTTCCAAAATTGCCAGGATATCGGAAGGTGAGATACCCAAAAAAGTCAGTGAAATAATCTCAAGCACAAGTGAAAAGAGCCATGCCATAAATGCCTTAAAACTGGCAATGGTAAATTTCGACCAAAGTCTATTTTACGAAACATATGATGCGCTTTTAGAGAAAAAATCGTTTAAAGAAGTATTCTACGATGTTTTCATACCGCTCTTGACCGAACTTGGCCTCTTGTGGCAGACCGATACCATAAGTCCGGCGCACGAACATTTTATCACCAACTTGATAAAACAGAAAATCCATGTACATGTCGAGCAATTGCAATCCAGGGCTCCAAGAAGGAATGATAAGGTTTTCGCACTTTTCCTTCCAGAGAACGAAATACACGAAATAGGGCTGCTCTATGTGAACTATGAGATACTGCTCAGAGGCTATAAAACCATATATCTAGGTCAGACCATGCCTCTTGAAAACCTGGGTGATTTATTAAAGTACTTTGACAATATTCATTTTGTGTCTTACTTCACGGTCTCACCGACAAAAGATCGATTGGAAAAATATATTACAGATTTCACCAATGACCTGAATCGTCATGGCCAATCAAAACTTTGGATTTTAGGACGTCAATTGCAGCATCTTTCGTCGCATGAATTGCCGAGTTCTGTAAGAACGTTTGGCACAATAGATCAACTCGCAGAAGCACTCTAGCCGTATTTAAATGAAAAAAGTTGTAATCATAGGTTCTGGATTCTCATCACTGTCTACGGCTTGCTATTTGGCCAAAAACAATTTTGACGTGGTCATTCTCGAGAAAAACAGTACTGTTGGTGGCAGGGCACGA is a window from the Muricauda sp. SCSIO 65647 genome containing:
- a CDS encoding universal stress protein, with protein sequence MKNILIPTDFSEDAWKAIQYAQLLFKGQDCNFFCLHVSERIDYPIVAVDTKNTNGTFTTTDTGTTSSKKQLNDFLKRAENLAADEQHHFFAINDYGFFTDAIKKQAKEKKIDLIVMGTKGATGLRKRIIGSNTGDVITKVPYNTLVIPKETNLKKPEEIAFPTDYNIFYPHRILEALSGMMHLSDDSNFRVMHVTKLQGILTQEQKRNQEYLSDFLDETFPGRHSSHMLTNKSVNAAIQCFVESRDIDMIIMVAKNLNFLQQMLFDPLVEKISFHTNVPFFVIHE
- a CDS encoding universal stress protein — its product is MDKILVPIDFSEYSLYALEVAAQIATKTKASIVMLHMLGLSEAVLAKSDRQEHEEAQYYMNMAKKRFKPLLEEPFLKGIEVEVMLQNYTIFSELDQIAEENWVDLIVMGSHGNSGIGPFVVGSNTDKVIRTSRVPVLVIKRKHSSFDVNKIVFSTDLGEESIRAYKRAREFAERFSAELKVLFINLPNKDFKSTKEINKKIDVFRALAGTDVVIDVSNDYSIGKGIMGFCERQGADLVIIPTRGRTGLVHFFKGSIGEMLTKRSVTPVLTMKI
- a CDS encoding response regulator, translated to MKKILLIEDDTALRDNTTELLEISGYEIVSAPNGRIGIEKARSYQPDLIICDIMMPEMDGYGVLKELSGDLQTKHIPFIFLSAKTERSEIRKGMDMGADDYLTKPFEEEELISAVESRLAKAQLLTEKARSGFHDIETDDQEMHSLHQLKNFIDDNGIVERFEKGALIFGENAHANHVYLISKGVVKCHRMDEEGKELITGLYHADNFLGLTSFFENVTYQESATAVEKVEVAKISKTNLRQILEKNRDVSLELMELLSSNISGYKDKLLQMAYGSVRKKTARTLLQFAKILDKGPDQPINIARSDLASVAGIATESLIRTLSTFKKEGLIEIGGRNIKIVDLSALKSVI
- a CDS encoding MerR family transcriptional regulator, which produces MNNVKQSFSIRDMENLSGIKAHTIRIWEKRYNLFTPERTSTNIRTYSLASLQKLLNITLLYNNGYKISKIARISEGEIPKKVSEIISSTSEKSHAINALKLAMVNFDQSLFYETYDALLEKKSFKEVFYDVFIPLLTELGLLWQTDTISPAHEHFITNLIKQKIHVHVEQLQSRAPRRNDKVFALFLPENEIHEIGLLYVNYEILLRGYKTIYLGQTMPLENLGDLLKYFDNIHFVSYFTVSPTKDRLEKYITDFTNDLNRHGQSKLWILGRQLQHLSSHELPSSVRTFGTIDQLAEAL
- a CDS encoding PAS domain-containing sensor histidine kinase, translated to MKVFEKVGGIFRLLAEAVSEGILVVNSKSLIVGCNGSAYQMFGYEEGELLNRPLNVLIPHRFHHSHDGHVKKFLLGGEKRRMGVGLDLHGIRKNGDQFPLEVGLNPFELSGNTYVMALILDVTHRKEQETHIKKLNTELEQKIILRTQELQDKVSELKEEVKRRKEAEERANEALQREKELGELKTKFLSMVSHEFKTPLSAILTSTALLSKYTQTEQQEKRNKHLSTIKGKVKYLDNILSDFLSVEKLESGKIKYNVHVFPLSKVINEVVYGSNMLLKTGQKILYPNNIDEIVLEFDEKILELVLSNLINNAIKYSSEDSTIDLQVEKHKKDITIRVIDEGIGIPEDDQKYIFDRYYRAANALLTQGTGIGLNIAKAHLENLGGSIIFTSIVNEGTTFELRLPLKSSKLEV
- a CDS encoding universal stress protein — encoded protein: MKTVLIPTDFSENARHAIDFAEKLYWCERTHFCLLHAYADEVYGEFKNVDQNEFDRQKEKVSERVKAQLSALADDVTEIPPNPKHTFEKISAFESLVDAVNDVAKQKNVDLVVMGTRGKNQEAKITFGSHTVQVFKYVNCPVLAIPMEFVYRQPKKILFPTDYMLPFKRREIKLLADVARNFKSEIHCLHISDFDDLSHRQLDNKRFLKDTCANCYISFERTEVRNKTEAIMTYIKEHDIDLLVMVNSRHSFFEDMLYRSTVDEIGLTAKIPFLVMQNLVR